One genomic region from Granulimonas faecalis encodes:
- a CDS encoding HAD family hydrolase encodes MAHLHTPLVAFFDIDGTLIDSDPESYAKAQAPGATVEEQERVFLPTPAVREAVKEFVDAGNFAFLCSGRPPSGLALLMERVPFSGYVALAGALGEMEEKELFCHSVDAALMARVIEIFNECSVAALLEGTRGSMVFMPAGEHPAIDLSVPVTRSVEKTLAAIEDLSLVKAFWMAEENGRLAPRRAELAERFRISDLGVGGFELTVPEISKASGMADVLAALGTHGTVYGFGDSENDVTMLEAADVAVVMDNGVASVKELADVIAPPVFADGVATMLHRILAGEL; translated from the coding sequence ATGGCCCACCTTCACACCCCGCTCGTCGCCTTCTTTGACATCGACGGCACCCTCATCGACTCGGACCCCGAGTCCTACGCCAAGGCGCAGGCGCCCGGGGCCACCGTTGAGGAGCAGGAGCGCGTTTTTCTTCCCACCCCTGCCGTGCGCGAGGCCGTAAAGGAGTTTGTGGACGCAGGCAACTTTGCCTTCCTCTGCTCGGGCCGGCCGCCCTCGGGCCTGGCCCTCCTGATGGAGCGTGTCCCCTTCTCCGGCTACGTGGCCCTGGCGGGCGCCCTGGGCGAGATGGAGGAAAAAGAGCTGTTCTGCCACAGCGTCGATGCGGCCCTCATGGCCCGGGTCATCGAGATCTTCAACGAGTGCTCCGTGGCGGCACTGCTTGAGGGAACCCGGGGGTCCATGGTGTTCATGCCTGCCGGCGAGCACCCCGCCATCGACCTGTCGGTGCCCGTGACCCGGAGCGTCGAGAAAACCCTGGCCGCCATCGAGGACCTCTCCCTCGTCAAGGCCTTCTGGATGGCCGAGGAGAACGGCCGCCTCGCGCCGCGCCGGGCCGAGCTGGCGGAGCGGTTCCGCATCAGCGACCTGGGGGTGGGCGGTTTCGAGCTCACGGTTCCCGAGATCTCCAAGGCGAGCGGCATGGCCGACGTCCTGGCAGCCCTGGGCACCCACGGCACGGTCTACGGCTTCGGCGACTCCGAGAACGACGTCACCATGCTCGAGGCCGCCGACGTGGCCGTGGTCATGGACAACGGCGTGGCGTCCGTGAAGGAGCTGGCAGACGTCATTGCCCCGCCGGTCTTTGCAGACGGAGTCGCCACGATGCTGCATAGGATTCTCGCGGGAGAGCTGTAG
- a CDS encoding YjdF family protein, producing the protein MGMTGTSSTLTVYFDGQFWVGLMEHVDGSHYGCVRQVFGAEPSAEELHRFVLARWSSIRFPMGEGRPQDPLPTNPKRRQREVARTLGDRGPSTKAQEALARQREACARERKGRERDRKAVDAEARYELRKERRKRRHRGR; encoded by the coding sequence ATGGGGATGACCGGCACGTCGTCCACCCTCACCGTCTATTTCGACGGCCAGTTCTGGGTGGGCCTGATGGAGCATGTCGACGGCAGTCACTACGGGTGCGTGCGGCAGGTCTTCGGGGCGGAGCCGTCCGCCGAGGAGCTGCACCGGTTCGTGCTGGCGCGGTGGTCGTCCATCCGCTTTCCCATGGGGGAGGGCCGCCCGCAGGACCCGCTGCCCACAAACCCCAAGCGCCGTCAGCGCGAGGTCGCCCGCACCCTCGGTGACCGGGGCCCATCCACCAAGGCCCAGGAGGCCCTGGCGCGCCAGCGGGAGGCGTGTGCGCGGGAGCGCAAGGGCCGCGAACGCGACCGCAAGGCCGTGGATGCCGAGGCCCGCTACGAGCTTCGCAAGGAGCGCCGGAAGCGCCGCCACCGCGGCCGCTGA
- the crcB gene encoding fluoride efflux transporter CrcB, translating into MLQGTEGQRKTGAAMIDVLCVAAGGAVGSVARYLLSCVPVPGAWPTMTLITNFVGAVLIGIVAGLAPARLSPHATLLLKTGLCGGFTTFSTFSLETVTLWQQGRTGLACLYAAASVGLCAAGVLVGQAVAGSLARG; encoded by the coding sequence ATGCTGCAAGGCACTGAGGGCCAGCGGAAGACGGGGGCCGCGATGATCGACGTGCTGTGTGTTGCTGCGGGCGGGGCCGTGGGGTCTGTGGCCCGCTACCTGCTTTCCTGCGTGCCGGTGCCCGGGGCCTGGCCCACAATGACGCTGATTACAAACTTTGTAGGAGCCGTGCTCATCGGCATCGTCGCCGGGCTCGCGCCCGCGCGGCTCTCCCCCCATGCCACCCTCCTCCTCAAGACCGGTCTCTGCGGTGGGTTCACGACCTTCTCCACGTTCTCGCTGGAGACCGTGACGCTCTGGCAGCAGGGTCGCACGGGGCTCGCCTGCCTCTACGCGGCGGCCTCGGTGGGGCTGTGCGCGGCAGGCGTCCTCGTCGGCCAGGCCGTGGCCGGCTCGCTGGCCCGGGGTTAG
- a CDS encoding response regulator transcription factor yields MAETISVLLVDDQPETRLGFSLMMRRDPTCAVWGQADNGRQAVDALERASAAGRPLPDVVLMDVRMPTMDGIDACALICSRHPDVRVLILTTYDEDDYAFGGLEAGASGFLLKDVTSRDLVRAVRAVADGDAVLTPRITRAVIERGIPRVTPDSEKERLRRAFRRLTDHELLICSLIADGLSNAEVAERLTIQTASAKRAVSRILAKLAMRDRTQVAIAWYRAEMEEPPDAARH; encoded by the coding sequence ATGGCTGAGACGATAAGCGTGCTGCTCGTGGACGACCAGCCCGAGACGAGGCTCGGCTTCTCCCTCATGATGCGGCGCGACCCGACCTGTGCGGTATGGGGTCAGGCCGACAACGGCAGGCAGGCAGTGGACGCCTTGGAGCGCGCCTCTGCCGCCGGCCGGCCGCTCCCCGACGTCGTGCTCATGGACGTGCGCATGCCGACCATGGACGGGATCGACGCCTGCGCCCTTATCTGCTCGCGGCACCCCGACGTGCGCGTCTTGATCCTCACCACCTACGACGAGGACGACTATGCCTTCGGCGGCCTCGAGGCGGGAGCGTCGGGCTTCCTGCTCAAGGACGTGACCTCGCGTGACCTCGTGAGGGCCGTCCGGGCCGTCGCCGACGGGGACGCGGTCCTCACGCCACGGATCACCCGAGCAGTCATCGAGCGCGGCATCCCCAGGGTAACGCCGGACTCCGAGAAAGAGCGCCTGCGGCGGGCGTTTCGGCGACTCACCGACCACGAGCTGCTCATCTGCTCCCTCATCGCCGACGGGCTCTCCAACGCCGAGGTGGCGGAGCGCCTGACGATCCAGACGGCCAGCGCCAAACGGGCCGTTTCCCGGATTCTCGCGAAGCTGGCCATGCGGGACCGCACCCAGGTGGCGATAGCATGGTACCGGGCCGAGATGGAGGAGCCCCCGGATGCTGCAAGGCACTGA
- a CDS encoding sensor histidine kinase — translation MGGVLDGIANRWFQSPWTSVAVPVGCALWDAVALTRFAFLLPLGADVSNLWILNACATGMLVCVALRKAFPLASILAASLLMAVASPVDAGACTGVPALVMVFYLASQGTATTAAIGIAAAAAAFCLPVAFMGDERLVLAHTMAMALVAAAALGLRTALARSQAQREVVAEHTMAERLTEERDRMAAERDEAKERSRIAAELHDSVGHDLTAIIALAEGLSGGTGDETLDEAVTAIDRLAREGLNDTRKAVRRLSALHGSKQRAPSPVAVGEPALRDWDDISSVLDNARAAGVAVALIETGVRTEGARRQADTVFTVVREALTNALRHSDDLRRITVSLDHGENGTCAVAVRNDGAAAQGRKKRGTGLRHLEDAVTGCGGSFSCGPGPDGGWEVLATVPLEGRPGKGGADG, via the coding sequence ATGGGCGGCGTGCTTGACGGCATCGCCAATCGCTGGTTCCAGTCCCCCTGGACGTCTGTGGCCGTGCCGGTGGGCTGTGCGCTCTGGGATGCGGTCGCGCTCACCCGGTTCGCGTTCCTGCTTCCCTTGGGCGCAGACGTTTCCAACCTCTGGATTCTCAACGCGTGCGCCACCGGCATGCTTGTCTGCGTTGCCCTGAGAAAGGCCTTCCCCTTGGCGTCGATTCTCGCCGCCAGCCTCCTTATGGCAGTGGCGTCTCCCGTTGACGCCGGGGCCTGCACCGGGGTGCCCGCGCTCGTTATGGTCTTCTACCTGGCGTCCCAGGGCACTGCGACAACCGCCGCCATAGGGATTGCGGCTGCCGCGGCGGCCTTCTGCCTCCCCGTCGCCTTCATGGGGGACGAGCGGCTCGTCCTTGCCCACACCATGGCCATGGCCCTCGTAGCGGCCGCGGCGCTTGGCCTGAGGACGGCGCTCGCACGGAGCCAAGCACAGCGGGAGGTCGTGGCCGAGCACACCATGGCAGAGAGGCTCACAGAAGAACGCGACCGCATGGCCGCCGAGCGGGACGAGGCAAAGGAGCGCAGCCGCATCGCGGCGGAGCTTCATGACTCGGTGGGCCACGACCTCACGGCCATCATCGCCTTGGCCGAGGGCCTTTCGGGCGGCACGGGCGACGAGACCCTCGACGAGGCCGTCACCGCCATCGACCGCCTTGCCCGGGAGGGCCTCAACGACACCCGCAAAGCGGTGCGGCGGCTCTCGGCGCTTCACGGGTCGAAGCAACGCGCCCCTTCGCCTGTCGCCGTTGGCGAGCCCGCGCTCAGGGACTGGGACGACATCTCCTCCGTGCTCGACAACGCCCGCGCCGCAGGGGTCGCCGTCGCCCTCATTGAGACCGGAGTGCGCACGGAGGGAGCAAGGCGTCAAGCGGACACCGTGTTCACAGTGGTGCGCGAGGCCCTCACCAACGCGCTGCGCCACAGCGACGACCTCCGCCGCATCACGGTCTCTTTGGATCACGGCGAAAACGGCACCTGCGCCGTCGCGGTGCGCAACGACGGGGCCGCGGCGCAGGGCAGAAAAAAGCGGGGCACAGGTCTTCGACATCTGGAAGATGCCGTGACAGGCTGCGGCGGATCCTTCTCGTGCGGCCCCGGTCCTGACGGAGGATGGGAGGTCCTCGCGACCGTGCCTTTAGAAGGGCGCCCAGGGAAAGGAGGGGCCGATGGCTGA
- a CDS encoding ABC transporter permease has product MLVASIQAELVKLRRSPVWVAFVALPGLSALIGSANYTANLEVITPGWENLWTQQTLFVCYFFLPALLGAGCSLLWRQEHQGSNWNEFMVQPVSTLDLVLGKLCAGSLMAATAFASILVFYGFSGVLLGVPGPFPTAQVTTYLGLGLLGSIVIVAVQLFISMLIRSFATPVAIALGGGVCGLVATMGGFGWIWPYSLMQSGMNSNNLVDLSSGTILQVVVASVLYITAATAAASTWLGRHDIVATL; this is encoded by the coding sequence ATGCTCGTCGCCTCCATCCAAGCGGAGCTTGTGAAACTCCGCCGCTCCCCTGTCTGGGTTGCCTTTGTGGCGCTACCGGGTCTTTCCGCCCTCATCGGCAGCGCAAACTACACGGCGAACCTCGAGGTCATCACGCCCGGATGGGAGAATCTGTGGACCCAGCAGACGCTCTTTGTCTGCTACTTCTTCCTGCCGGCCCTGCTCGGCGCAGGCTGCTCGCTCCTCTGGCGCCAAGAACATCAGGGGTCAAACTGGAACGAGTTCATGGTCCAGCCCGTCTCAACGCTCGACCTTGTGCTGGGCAAGCTCTGCGCAGGGTCGCTCATGGCAGCCACCGCGTTCGCGTCCATCCTCGTCTTCTACGGGTTTTCCGGCGTGCTTCTGGGGGTGCCTGGGCCATTTCCCACGGCCCAGGTGACAACCTACCTCGGCCTTGGGCTCCTTGGCTCCATCGTCATCGTCGCCGTGCAGCTTTTCATATCCATGCTGATAAGAAGCTTCGCGACCCCCGTGGCCATCGCGCTCGGGGGCGGCGTGTGCGGCCTCGTGGCCACGATGGGCGGCTTCGGCTGGATTTGGCCGTACTCCCTCATGCAGTCCGGCATGAACTCCAACAACCTCGTCGACCTCTCGAGCGGCACGATCCTGCAAGTCGTGGTCGCCTCGGTCCTCTACATAACGGCAGCGACGGCAGCGGCCTCGACCTGGCTCGGTCGGCACGACATCGTTGCGACGCTCTGA
- a CDS encoding ABC transporter permease: MASNSRGLRMGSQVALEFSKLRHRHLVAVCIAMVAFVLLWFGSQGAKQVVRSDDYRTVLYSLPQINAVILPLLSTVVASTVCDIENRTNKWKELLTIERADSLFCAKWLTCAILLAATVTGEVAATTALGVMLGFDPVPLGEAAVLWASTLGVCLFVSTVVEAICFFANNQFLPVATGIVLSFLGLFSLYLPPAVSMFVPSAYFGLLSTVSMTYDAASGSIIWGSVPWPLWRFLLVAVITAAAFLLSLRVSSRKEL; this comes from the coding sequence ATGGCTTCCAACAGCCGGGGCCTTCGCATGGGATCCCAGGTTGCCCTTGAGTTCAGCAAGCTGCGGCACCGCCACCTCGTAGCCGTCTGCATCGCCATGGTTGCCTTTGTGCTCTTGTGGTTTGGAAGCCAGGGGGCGAAACAGGTCGTGCGCTCGGACGACTACCGGACCGTTCTCTACAGCCTCCCCCAGATAAACGCCGTGATCCTACCCCTTCTCTCCACGGTGGTCGCCTCCACGGTCTGCGACATCGAGAACCGGACGAACAAGTGGAAAGAGCTCCTCACCATAGAACGCGCCGACAGCCTCTTCTGTGCCAAATGGCTCACCTGCGCCATCCTGCTCGCGGCAACGGTGACAGGCGAGGTAGCGGCCACGACGGCCCTCGGCGTCATGCTCGGGTTCGACCCCGTCCCCTTGGGAGAGGCGGCGGTCCTCTGGGCGTCGACGCTCGGGGTCTGCCTCTTCGTCTCCACGGTGGTCGAGGCCATCTGCTTCTTTGCGAACAACCAGTTCCTCCCCGTGGCCACAGGCATCGTGCTGTCGTTTCTCGGCCTGTTCTCCCTTTACCTGCCCCCTGCCGTCAGCATGTTCGTCCCCAGCGCCTATTTTGGGCTCCTGTCAACGGTGAGCATGACCTATGACGCGGCGTCCGGCTCCATCATCTGGGGCTCGGTGCCTTGGCCCCTGTGGCGGTTCTTGTTGGTTGCCGTGATCACTGCCGCCGCCTTTTTGCTCTCCTTGCGCGTCTCTTCAAGAAAGGAGCTCTAA
- a CDS encoding ABC transporter ATP-binding protein gives MAAMKPELGNSAGTALAVSTEGLTKRYGDTCVVDHVDLAVPEHAVYGFLGPNGAGKSTTMKMLLGLVHPSEGAATVLGCPLLPENRLEVLRGVGSLIESPSCYPRLTARENLEIVRRLRGLPKSEIDEVLAIVGLDGPAVHKKAAGNFSLGMRQRLGIAAALMGKPPLLLLDEPTNGLDPSGIHEIRALVKSLPHRFGMTVVVSSHLLSEIDQMADHVGIINRGHMVWQGALEDLHAMGRRWIALRTTDNRLAAQLLPGAETDPNDRSYLRIKAVDDREAARVSLGLAGRGVGIVRMEGHEETLEDIFLRLTSLKEVL, from the coding sequence ATGGCAGCCATGAAACCCGAACTCGGCAACAGCGCAGGCACAGCCTTGGCTGTATCCACTGAGGGCCTCACCAAGCGCTATGGCGACACCTGCGTGGTGGACCACGTCGACCTCGCCGTGCCAGAGCACGCGGTCTACGGCTTTCTCGGCCCCAATGGGGCAGGCAAGTCCACCACCATGAAGATGCTCCTCGGCCTTGTCCACCCGAGCGAGGGGGCGGCCACGGTTCTTGGCTGCCCCCTTCTCCCGGAAAACCGCCTCGAAGTGCTCCGGGGCGTGGGCTCGCTCATCGAGAGCCCCAGCTGCTACCCCAGACTCACCGCACGGGAGAACCTTGAGATCGTGCGGCGACTGAGAGGCCTGCCCAAATCAGAGATAGACGAGGTACTCGCCATCGTGGGGCTTGACGGCCCCGCAGTGCACAAAAAGGCGGCCGGCAACTTCTCCCTCGGCATGCGCCAGCGCCTCGGCATCGCCGCGGCGCTCATGGGAAAACCGCCCCTGCTCCTGTTGGACGAACCCACTAACGGGCTCGACCCCTCTGGCATCCACGAGATCCGCGCCCTCGTGAAGTCGCTTCCCCACCGCTTTGGCATGACGGTCGTCGTGTCGTCGCACCTGCTCTCGGAAATCGACCAAATGGCCGACCACGTGGGCATCATCAACCGCGGGCACATGGTCTGGCAGGGCGCGCTCGAAGACCTCCACGCCATGGGGCGCCGATGGATCGCGCTGAGGACCACAGACAACCGTTTGGCCGCGCAGCTCCTGCCCGGTGCGGAAACAGACCCGAACGACCGCTCTTACCTGAGGATCAAGGCGGTTGACGACCGCGAGGCGGCACGGGTCTCGCTGGGCCTTGCAGGCCGAGGCGTAGGCATCGTGCGCATGGAGGGGCACGAGGAAACGCTCGAGGACATCTTCTTGAGGCTCACCTCTTTGAAGGAGGTGCTCTGA
- a CDS encoding phosphoenolpyruvate carboxylase: MERLKDDGIDTPERQVAAERALDLIDIPDELKHNMMFFLHLVREVLDEYDGGLLNLFDRLLVDAVVVNLPVTASRTEISPLLGRYSADDAFEDAVATLDELPVDRATMLVRAFTVFFHLANICEEDYRVHSLDAREAAVATTEAEDPVNELTVGFHHLIDERGRVKAQGILDRLEFRPVFTAHPTEARRKAIEGKIRRLSALLDERGRLHGINLFENERQMKQEISAMVRTSPISHRKPTPVEEADTVIDIFDSTLLDAVPEVYRRFDDWELGPKAGAVPPMCPAFFHPGSWIGSDRDGNPNVTAKVSRLVAEKYRLHAVKTLAARCAEVGRNLTLDSTYTKPSRELANLWNHQVEMSEVLTSKAAGMSTRETHRAVMLVMSERLLATATRTADIMYRSVDEFLDDLRVVQRSLEEAGARREAYGPLQKLVWQAETFGFSLVEMEFRQHSLVHRRALEDIREHGRWGERGELEPMTQEVLDTFRAIGSIQRKNGVDAARRYIISFTQSAEDVANVYELARLAFAHSKDVPQLDVIPLFEQVEDLERAVDTLDQIVELPDVQRRLEQTGRRMEVMLGYSDSSKDAGPTAATFVLNTAQEAIARWAERNAIDLVLMHGRGGAVGRGGGPANRAVLSQPKGSVNCCFKLTEQGEVIFARYGNPTLARRHIEGVAGATLVHASTSTQQVNGEAGIEFADLAQTLEDASTAKYAELLGTDGFVEWFSQVTPLAEIGLLPIGSRPAKRGLGAKSLDDLRAIPWIFSWSQARLNLAAWYGLGTACETVGDLELLQEAYRRWPLFTTFIDNIEMSLAKTDERLARMYLALGDRDDLAETVLDEMALTTRWVLAITGNEWPLEKRRVLGPLVRMRRPFVNVLSLAQVRALDRLRSKEGDEMGDEERAELTYLILCTVSGVAAGLQNTG, translated from the coding sequence ATGGAGCGGCTGAAGGACGACGGGATCGACACCCCCGAGCGGCAGGTGGCCGCGGAGCGGGCGCTCGACCTCATCGACATCCCCGACGAGCTCAAGCACAACATGATGTTCTTCCTGCACCTCGTGCGCGAGGTGCTCGACGAGTACGACGGCGGGCTGCTCAACCTCTTTGACCGCCTGCTCGTGGACGCCGTGGTGGTGAACCTTCCCGTCACGGCGAGCCGCACGGAGATCTCCCCCCTCCTCGGCCGGTACTCCGCCGACGACGCCTTCGAGGACGCTGTGGCCACCCTCGACGAGCTGCCCGTCGACCGCGCGACCATGCTCGTGCGCGCCTTCACCGTCTTTTTCCACCTCGCCAACATCTGCGAGGAGGACTACCGCGTCCACAGCCTCGACGCCCGCGAGGCCGCCGTGGCCACCACCGAGGCCGAGGACCCCGTGAACGAGCTCACGGTGGGCTTCCACCACCTGATCGACGAGCGCGGGCGCGTGAAGGCGCAGGGCATCCTCGACCGCCTGGAGTTCCGCCCCGTGTTCACGGCGCACCCCACGGAGGCCCGGCGCAAGGCCATCGAGGGCAAGATCCGGAGGCTCTCCGCGCTCCTCGACGAGCGCGGCCGCCTCCACGGCATCAACCTCTTCGAGAACGAGCGGCAGATGAAGCAGGAGATCAGCGCCATGGTGCGCACCTCCCCCATCTCCCACCGCAAGCCCACGCCCGTCGAGGAGGCCGACACCGTCATCGACATCTTCGACAGCACCCTCCTCGACGCGGTCCCCGAGGTCTACCGCCGGTTCGACGACTGGGAGCTGGGCCCCAAGGCCGGCGCCGTGCCCCCGATGTGCCCGGCGTTCTTCCACCCGGGCAGCTGGATCGGCTCGGACCGCGACGGCAACCCCAACGTCACCGCCAAGGTGAGCCGCCTCGTGGCCGAGAAGTACCGCCTCCACGCCGTCAAGACGCTGGCCGCGCGCTGCGCCGAGGTGGGCCGCAACCTCACCCTGGACAGCACCTACACCAAGCCCTCCCGCGAGCTCGCCAACTTGTGGAACCACCAGGTGGAGATGAGCGAGGTGCTCACCTCCAAGGCCGCGGGCATGTCCACCCGCGAGACGCACCGTGCCGTCATGCTCGTGATGAGCGAGCGGCTCCTGGCCACGGCCACCCGCACGGCCGACATCATGTACCGGTCCGTGGACGAGTTCCTCGACGACCTCCGCGTGGTGCAGCGCTCCCTCGAGGAGGCCGGCGCCCGCCGCGAGGCCTACGGCCCCCTGCAGAAGCTCGTCTGGCAGGCGGAGACCTTCGGCTTCTCCCTCGTGGAGATGGAGTTCCGCCAGCACTCCCTCGTGCACCGCCGCGCCCTCGAGGACATCCGCGAGCACGGCCGCTGGGGCGAGCGCGGCGAGCTCGAGCCCATGACCCAGGAGGTGCTCGACACGTTCCGCGCCATCGGGTCCATCCAGCGCAAGAACGGCGTCGACGCCGCCCGCCGCTACATCATCTCGTTCACCCAGAGCGCCGAGGACGTGGCCAACGTCTACGAGCTGGCGCGGCTGGCCTTCGCCCATTCCAAGGACGTGCCGCAGCTGGACGTCATCCCGCTCTTCGAGCAGGTGGAGGACCTCGAGCGTGCCGTGGACACCCTCGATCAGATCGTCGAGCTCCCGGATGTCCAGCGCCGCCTTGAGCAGACCGGGCGCCGGATGGAGGTCATGCTCGGCTACTCCGACTCCTCCAAGGACGCCGGCCCCACCGCCGCGACCTTCGTGCTCAACACCGCCCAGGAGGCCATCGCCCGCTGGGCCGAGCGCAACGCCATCGACCTCGTGCTCATGCACGGCCGCGGCGGCGCCGTGGGCCGCGGCGGCGGCCCTGCCAACCGCGCGGTGCTGTCCCAGCCCAAGGGGTCGGTCAACTGCTGCTTCAAGCTCACGGAGCAGGGCGAGGTCATCTTCGCCCGCTACGGCAACCCCACCCTGGCCCGGCGCCACATCGAGGGCGTGGCCGGCGCCACCCTCGTACACGCCAGCACCTCGACGCAGCAGGTGAACGGCGAGGCGGGCATCGAGTTCGCCGACCTCGCCCAGACCCTCGAGGACGCCTCCACGGCCAAGTACGCCGAGCTCCTCGGCACGGACGGCTTCGTGGAGTGGTTCTCCCAGGTGACGCCGCTGGCCGAGATCGGCCTCCTGCCCATCGGCAGCCGTCCGGCCAAGCGCGGCCTGGGCGCCAAGTCGCTCGACGACCTCCGCGCCATCCCTTGGATCTTCTCGTGGTCCCAGGCGCGCCTCAACCTGGCAGCCTGGTACGGCCTCGGCACGGCCTGCGAGACCGTGGGCGACCTCGAGCTGCTCCAGGAGGCCTACCGCCGCTGGCCGCTCTTCACCACGTTCATCGACAACATCGAGATGTCGCTCGCAAAGACCGACGAGCGCCTGGCCCGCATGTACCTCGCCCTGGGCGACCGAGACGACCTGGCCGAGACCGTGCTCGACGAGATGGCCCTCACCACCCGTTGGGTCCTGGCTATAACCGGCAACGAGTGGCCCCTGGAGAAGCGCCGCGTCCTCGGCCCGCTCGTGCGCATGCGCCGCCCCTTTGTGAACGTGCTCTCGCTGGCCCAGGTGCGGGCCCTCGACCGCCTGCGCTCGAAGGAGGGCGACGAGATGGGCGACGAGGAGCGCGCCGAGCTCACCTACCTCATCCTCTGCACCGTGAGCGGCGTGGCCGCCGGCCTCCAGAACACGGGGTGA
- a CDS encoding HAD family hydrolase — protein MIRLVLSDLDATLLDTPRSGLTGRAAAAIRAVMAHGAVFGPCTGRSPAHLPGLFGPGTGDLYRSGVFDNGMVAYLDGERVHARFYDPAALADLALRVRREGIGELGVCGLPGLPGEFVVVDGPWLASHGEGALAGLTKANIHLPEGADLGAAADHLSALYPAFDLVSPTRSRPILDVLAAGCSKATGARALAEAVGAAPDEVLVFGDSDNDLEVLGAFPNSCAVADAKPAVLERARWVVGPCGEDGVARALEGLVSTSGAVPR, from the coding sequence TTGATAAGGCTCGTCCTCTCCGACCTTGATGCGACCCTGCTCGACACGCCCCGCTCCGGGCTCACCGGCCGCGCGGCGGCCGCCATCCGCGCCGTCATGGCCCACGGCGCGGTCTTCGGCCCCTGCACCGGGCGCTCCCCGGCGCACCTGCCGGGGCTCTTCGGCCCGGGCACGGGCGACCTGTACCGGTCCGGCGTGTTCGACAACGGCATGGTCGCCTACCTCGACGGAGAGCGCGTCCACGCCCGCTTCTACGACCCGGCGGCCCTCGCCGACCTCGCCCTCAGGGTGCGGCGCGAGGGCATCGGCGAGCTCGGGGTGTGCGGGCTCCCGGGCCTGCCCGGGGAGTTCGTCGTCGTGGACGGCCCCTGGCTCGCGAGCCACGGGGAGGGGGCCCTGGCCGGCCTCACCAAGGCCAACATCCACCTGCCCGAGGGGGCGGACCTCGGGGCGGCCGCGGACCACCTCTCCGCCCTGTACCCGGCCTTCGACCTCGTGAGCCCCACCCGCAGCCGGCCTATCCTCGACGTGCTCGCGGCCGGCTGCTCCAAGGCCACCGGCGCCCGGGCCCTCGCCGAGGCGGTGGGCGCCGCCCCCGACGAGGTGCTCGTCTTCGGCGACTCCGACAACGACCTCGAGGTCCTCGGGGCGTTCCCCAACTCCTGCGCGGTGGCCGACGCCAAGCCCGCCGTCCTCGAACGGGCCCGCTGGGTGGTGGGCCCCTGCGGCGAGGACGGGGTCGCCCGCGCCCTGGAGGGGCTCGTCTCCACATCGGGGGCCGTCCCGCGCTAG
- a CDS encoding flavin reductase: MPREFVEIDPKDLQFNPFELIGDDWMLVTAGNDSAFNTMTASWGGLGVLWDRPVATCFIRPQRYTKEFVDRSDDFTLSFFGEERRDALKVCGSTSGRDTDKVLDAGLFPMQVDGSMAFEEAQLVIVCHKLYAQQLDKACFTAPEVYGENYPDDDLHTLYVGSVEHMYLAADMFDDEGDEGCGCGHDHGHGDGCCHGHGHDHGEGCCHGHGHDHGEGCCHHDHE; this comes from the coding sequence ATGCCCAGAGAGTTCGTCGAAATCGACCCCAAGGACCTGCAGTTCAACCCGTTCGAGCTGATCGGCGACGACTGGATGCTGGTCACCGCGGGCAACGACTCCGCCTTCAACACCATGACCGCGTCGTGGGGTGGGCTCGGTGTCCTTTGGGACCGCCCCGTCGCCACGTGCTTCATCCGCCCGCAGCGCTACACCAAGGAGTTCGTGGACCGGTCCGACGACTTCACGCTGAGCTTCTTCGGGGAGGAGCGGCGCGACGCCCTCAAGGTCTGCGGCTCCACGAGCGGCCGCGACACCGACAAGGTCCTCGACGCCGGCCTCTTCCCCATGCAGGTGGACGGCTCCATGGCCTTCGAGGAGGCCCAGCTCGTCATCGTCTGCCACAAGCTCTACGCCCAGCAGCTCGACAAGGCCTGCTTCACGGCACCCGAGGTCTACGGCGAAAACTATCCCGACGACGACCTCCACACCCTGTACGTGGGGTCCGTCGAGCACATGTACCTCGCTGCCGACATGTTCGACGACGAGGGCGACGAGGGCTGCGGCTGCGGCCACGACCACGGCCACGGTGACGGCTGCTGCCATGGGCATGGCCACGACCACGGCGAGGGCTGCTGCCACGGGCATGGCCACGACCACGGCGAGGGCTGCTGCCACCACGACCACGAGTAG
- a CDS encoding helix-turn-helix transcriptional regulator — translation MKDSAYTTFLAGLGRRLGAVRRSRGLSQERVAQMLDMDRVSIGYIEQGRRSPRLATLYRLATLYDVRVTDFFDFEETADEVLGRLVDDGPEA, via the coding sequence ATGAAAGATTCTGCTTACACCACGTTTCTCGCAGGGCTCGGCCGCAGGCTCGGCGCCGTGCGACGCTCCCGCGGGCTCTCCCAGGAGCGCGTGGCGCAGATGCTGGACATGGACCGCGTCTCCATCGGCTACATCGAGCAGGGGCGCCGCTCGCCGCGCCTGGCCACGCTCTACCGCTTGGCCACGCTCTACGACGTCCGGGTCACCGACTTCTTCGACTTCGAGGAGACCGCGGACGAGGTCCTGGGGCGTCTCGTCGACGACGGGCCCGAGGCCTGA